Within Labeo rohita strain BAU-BD-2019 unplaced genomic scaffold, IGBB_LRoh.1.0 scaffold_334, whole genome shotgun sequence, the genomic segment aaagtactggTAATACTGATTGTTTTGGATTAACTGACTTATTGGACTTACTTTTTATGACTTTCATAACAATCATGTTTTGGAGCGGCCTCTTCCCTTTTTTCCCCTTTAGGCTGAATTCCTTCCAATCGTTGTAGGAGGACACTGCCCGCATTACCCGCCGGGTGTTCTCCCCAGGGTTTGGACCTCCAACAGGCTTAAATGACGTGTCTGCAAGATGGAATACATCTAAATGGATCAgttgatatttttgttaattaacatAAATCTGTTAATGAAGCGTTACAGATCACCAGTAACACACCACTCTCTTCCTGAATGTGTCTTCTTTTAGATTCTCTTTTAGAGAGAGGAGTTCATCGATGGTGTCACACACATCAAGTCTAATCTCCTCTGCTCGCTGACCAGTCCCATCACCCAGCACACGACAATAAAGTTCATACGTGGCAACTACTGAGCTCCTCATTGCTTTCATCTCACTCTCCATGCTTACTATTTTTTGTGTGAGTAGGCTCAGGAGGTTATTTGAGGAGAATCGATATTGTTTCGTTAATTTCAAGTTAAGTTAGTTTCAAATTAAGTTCTGCATATGTATTCTTTTCATTTCACCATAATCCTCAGCCTTGTcttaaagggatcgttcacccagaaatgaaaattctgtcatgttgtttcacccgtaaaacctttgttcatcttcagaacacagattagaatatttttgattaaatccgagagctttctggccccCCGTAGACAGCAGTGTAACTGAAATGTCCCCGCAGTGAATCAAGTGAGATAGAGAGATGTGCAGAGCAGGAGATGAAAGGAACAGGATGAAGAACTGCTGCTTCACAACATTTTCAAACTTGTGAATCCATTAGAATCGTTAGaagacagaattgcaattcatatattcatattttttcgTACACTCCTAGTTTTGACAGCATGGTAACAATTCTTCCTCTTCTCTAAAGCAGCGCAGCATGGCCTTGCCATGTTTGTTGCAGGTTCCTGATGCAGGGTTTATGTAAATTTCAGGGTTTGTAACTGTAACGagatgaacgagacgagaggcgagcggatccatatgcaaacttttatttaaatcgcgagacaaagacatggtcgtacaggctgggtcgagacgggagcagacaggaatatcaaaggcagagggagagagagtAATCCAATAAACGTGAGCAAAAGTCCAAAAGGCAGGTGGCTAGACAGTCCAAACGAGAAACCAGGCGAGAGAACAAAACCAGGAACCAGGaacgaggaaactaggaaacgctaacgaTAACAACAACAGGATAATACAACcaaccgtgaagtgcactgaaaaggagcggggtttttatagggcgcctgattggtcacggggactgacgcaataagagcagtggaggatgggagatgcagtccgagatgtatagtgacagtcagagtgcgtaagtgatgcgagagtgacatctggtggttggtggacaacgggacacagaccagattcgtgacatagcccccccccaaggagcggcttccagacgctccaacagagtaacagtccaggggagcggtggggcgggagcgagacagggcgagggctggaggaccaggtccctgcggaggacccggtgattgaggcaggaccggcagcaCCAAGGCCCTCCAGGACGGAGCCGGGGGCGGAGCATGAGGCACAGGCGtactccagggcggagctgaaGGTAGAGCAGTCCTCCGGGGCGGCACTGGAGGTGGAGCAGGACTCCTCCACGGCGGAaccggaggtggagcaggattcctccagggcggaaccggaggcggagcaggactcctccaCGGCGGAaccggaggtggagcaggattcctccagggcggaactggaggcggagcaggactcctccagggcggaactggaggcggagcaggactcctccagggcggaacagccCTCTGgggcgaaacaggaatctgcgtcactgtctgggacctggggaaagcagggacagaggaggcagacagaatagggggagaggGCGCAGCAGCCccccagggcggaacaggaggcggaacaggaggcgctgcagccctccggggcggaacaggagcctgcgtcatggtctgggacctggggagaacaggga encodes:
- the LOC127160351 gene encoding uncharacterized protein LOC127160351 — encoded protein: MSASVMAITIFSMWAAHYTPEAASAHKPVPELPSGLESAPEVTPAHKSAPEATSAHKPALELPSGLKSAPEVTSAHRPAPEATSGHKPAPELPSGHKPAPELPSGHWPVPELPSVGEAAPIPPEVSASAVDPPLEVASPYKLSASPPILSTSSVPVLPRSQTMTQAPVPPRRAAAPPVPPPVPPWGAAAPSPPILSASSVPAFPRSQTVTQIPVSPQRAVPPWRSPAPPPVPPWRSPAPPPVPPWRNPAPPPVPPWRSPAPPPVPPWRNPAPPPVPPWRSPAPPPVPPRRTALPSAPPWSTPVPHAPPPAPSWRALVLPVLPQSPGPPQGPGPPALALSRSRPTAPLDCYSVGASGSRSLGGGYVTNLVCVPLSTNHQMSLSHHLRTLTVTIHLGLHLPSSTALIASVPVTNQAPYKNPAPFQCTSRLVVLSCCCYR